From the Comamonas odontotermitis genome, one window contains:
- a CDS encoding LemA family protein: protein MNTINTIKRLMVMVAAAVVLTGCGYNDFQRLDEESTAAWSEVLNQYQRRADLVPNIVASVKGEANFEQDTLTKVIEARSKATSIQATPELVNNPEAFNKFQQAQGELSSALSRLMVVAERYPDLKANQAFRDLRVTLEGTENRIAVARDRYIGTVKAYNVLARQFPTNLTAKVMGYQPKANFTVQNEAQISQPPQVDFSTDKK from the coding sequence ATGAATACGATCAACACAATCAAGCGACTGATGGTCATGGTGGCAGCAGCCGTGGTGCTGACGGGCTGCGGCTATAACGATTTCCAGCGACTGGACGAGGAATCCACCGCCGCGTGGAGTGAAGTTCTCAACCAATACCAGCGCCGTGCCGATCTGGTGCCCAACATTGTGGCCTCGGTCAAGGGGGAAGCCAATTTTGAGCAGGATACGCTCACCAAGGTGATTGAGGCGCGCTCCAAAGCCACCTCAATCCAGGCCACTCCCGAATTGGTCAACAATCCCGAAGCGTTCAACAAGTTCCAGCAGGCGCAGGGTGAGCTCTCCAGCGCGTTGTCGCGCCTGATGGTGGTGGCCGAGCGCTACCCTGACCTGAAAGCCAACCAGGCCTTCCGCGACCTGCGCGTCACCCTGGAAGGCACCGAAAACCGCATCGCCGTGGCACGCGACCGCTATATCGGCACTGTCAAGGCCTACAACGTGCTGGCCCGCCAGTTTCCTACCAACCTGACGGCCAAGGTCATGGGCTACCAGCCCAAGGCCAACTTCACCGTGCAGAATGAGGCACAGATTTCTCAGCCACCCCAGGTTGATTTCTCGACAGACAAGAAGTAA